The Temnothorax longispinosus isolate EJ_2023e chromosome 4, Tlon_JGU_v1, whole genome shotgun sequence genome has a window encoding:
- the LOC139812430 gene encoding 15-hydroxyprostaglandin dehydrogenase [NAD(+)]-like → MQIKDKRVIVTGAASGVGLAFSRELLRNGALMIVMIDIRQSLGEQAVESLNNEFGRKRAVFLHCDVTNNSEFDATFKEAINILGGLDILINNAGVINETDFSEAIDVNVTAVIRGTLLGIQQMRKDSGGKGGVIVNISSIAGLRAVSQLPVYSATKHAVVSFSRSFAQPYHYQRTNVKIIVLCPGLDDISVLEDLPEGISNVDILQNYRPQRVESVAHGLIYVIRCAQNGSVWISEDGKPVYEVQLPDTLPQKTEVDAEA, encoded by the exons ATGCAGATCAAGGATAAACGAGTTATAGTTACTGGAGCAGCAAGTGGTGTGGGCCTGGCATTTAGCAGGGAGTTGCTACGAAATGGCGCTTTG ATGATAGTTATGATCGATATACGGCAGTCTCTTGGAGAACAAGCTGTAGAGAGTTTAAATAACGAGTTTGGCCGCAAACGAGCTGTATTTCTCCACTGCGACGTGAcgaataattccgaatttgacg CCACGTTCAAAGAGGCGATCAATATTCTCGGCGGGCtggatattttaataaataatgcagGCGTAATAAATGAAACTGATTTTTCCGAAGCCATCGATGTTAATGTG ACAGCTGTAATTCGTGGGACTCTTCTGGGGATTCAACAAATGCGAAAGGACTCCGGAGGCAAGGGTGGTGTCatcgtaaatatttcatcTATCGCCGGATTACGAGCTGTGTCTCAACTCCCGGTGTATTCTGCTACGAAGCACGCCGTCGTTAGCTTCAGCCGTTCCTTTGCG caACCTTATCATTACCAGAGGactaatgtaaaaataattgttctgTGTCCCGGTTTGGACGATATATCAGTCTTGGAGGATTTACCGGAGGGTATTTCAAACGTTGATATTTTGCAGAATTACCGACCTCAGAG GGTGGAAAGCGTAGCTCATGGATTGATATACGTAATTCGATGCGCGCAGAACGGCAGCGTGTGGATCAGCGAGGATGGAAAACCGGTTTACGAGGTGCAGCTTCCCGATACTTTGCCGCAGAAAACCGAAGTTGACGCGGAGGCCTAG